The Corynebacterium camporealensis genome contains a region encoding:
- a CDS encoding DUF1990 domain-containing protein produces MCLTYPAHLRGASLKLSDAPLKTWQHTNESLLLGHGKATFEAAADNLFSFRAHARAGVEVSPHPQREDAVMLRFGPTLSPCLILQRERTNNRAVLVYGTLPGHVECGEEAFIVELHDDGRVMGKCCAFSRHAWWPAKLAPWAARRVQLHITRKYLEGMRP; encoded by the coding sequence ATGTGCCTTACTTATCCTGCGCATCTGCGCGGTGCGAGCCTGAAGCTTTCCGATGCCCCCTTGAAAACCTGGCAGCACACCAACGAATCCCTGCTCCTGGGACATGGCAAGGCAACTTTTGAGGCGGCAGCCGATAACCTCTTCAGCTTCCGCGCCCACGCCCGCGCTGGAGTGGAGGTCAGCCCGCACCCACAGCGTGAGGATGCTGTCATGCTGCGCTTTGGTCCGACGCTTTCGCCGTGTCTTATCCTGCAACGCGAGCGCACCAACAACCGTGCGGTGCTCGTTTACGGCACCCTGCCCGGCCACGTTGAGTGCGGGGAAGAGGCCTTCATCGTTGAGCTTCACGATGACGGCCGCGTCATGGGTAAGTGCTGCGCCTTCTCCCGTCACGCCTGGTGGCCAGCAAAACTAGCCCCCTGGGCAGCCCGCCGGGTGCAGCTGCACATCACCAGAAAGTATCTCGAAGGCATGCGCCCGTAG
- a CDS encoding type III PLP-dependent enzyme domain-containing protein: protein MTDKILPIHGTVPLAARWEPWMQELLSNPEQVRALTQEFGSPVNVLDASPLPRNAAELIDAGTSRGVNTKVFFARKANKALTFVDAARTAGHGIDVASRDELLQVLDAGVEPERIIVSAAIKTDELLRIALDAGVVISCDSRAELERIGRLNSSSLRDGMPSRARLAPRLAPDPSKLPPTRFGELLGQWKDAQWPEGVEAVGVHVHLHGYAEADRRLALGEAISLVDHLRAQGQPTKFIDIGGGVPMSYLEDPAQWEHYQKRIQAQRDGTGEPFTWKSDPLSNTYPFWQTPTRGEWLGQLLDGDTPEHGTTKEALRQRDIALHLEPGRSLLDGCGIILTEVSFLKSRSDGLPLIGVAMNRTQCRTAADDLLLDPALVPTAGDVEREPRTGFMVGAYCIEDEVILRRKLDFPDGVAVGDTIAIPNTAGYFMHILESASHQIPLAKNIRRNSAQEWVLDAIDVR, encoded by the coding sequence ATGACCGACAAGATTTTGCCGATTCACGGAACCGTTCCTCTCGCCGCGCGCTGGGAGCCCTGGATGCAAGAGCTACTCAGCAATCCAGAGCAGGTCCGCGCGCTCACCCAGGAGTTCGGCTCCCCAGTTAACGTCCTGGATGCCTCACCGCTGCCGCGTAACGCCGCAGAGCTTATCGATGCCGGCACCTCCCGCGGCGTCAACACCAAAGTCTTCTTTGCTCGCAAAGCAAACAAGGCACTGACCTTCGTTGATGCTGCACGCACCGCAGGACATGGCATTGATGTCGCGAGCCGCGACGAGCTTCTCCAGGTCCTCGATGCCGGCGTGGAACCCGAGCGCATCATCGTCAGCGCTGCCATCAAAACCGACGAACTCCTTCGCATCGCATTGGACGCCGGCGTGGTGATTTCGTGTGATTCCCGCGCGGAGCTAGAACGCATTGGGCGCTTGAATTCCTCCTCCCTGCGCGACGGCATGCCGTCGCGCGCCCGCCTCGCGCCGCGACTAGCCCCCGATCCATCAAAGCTGCCGCCTACGCGTTTTGGTGAGCTGCTCGGTCAGTGGAAGGACGCGCAGTGGCCAGAAGGTGTTGAGGCTGTGGGCGTGCATGTGCATTTGCACGGTTATGCGGAAGCGGATCGTCGTCTAGCACTGGGCGAAGCAATTTCCTTGGTCGACCACCTGCGTGCGCAGGGCCAGCCGACGAAGTTCATTGATATCGGCGGTGGTGTGCCGATGAGTTACCTGGAAGATCCCGCGCAGTGGGAGCACTACCAAAAGCGCATCCAAGCACAGCGTGACGGCACCGGTGAACCGTTTACGTGGAAGTCTGACCCACTGAGCAATACCTATCCCTTCTGGCAGACTCCGACGCGCGGTGAGTGGTTGGGCCAGCTTCTCGATGGCGATACTCCCGAGCACGGCACCACCAAGGAAGCGCTCAGGCAGCGCGATATTGCGCTGCACCTGGAACCTGGGCGCAGCCTGCTCGATGGCTGCGGCATAATCCTGACCGAGGTGTCTTTCCTTAAGTCACGCTCCGACGGGCTGCCGTTGATTGGTGTGGCGATGAATCGCACGCAATGCCGCACTGCAGCGGATGACTTGCTGCTGGACCCTGCGCTCGTGCCGACCGCAGGTGATGTGGAACGTGAGCCGCGCACCGGTTTCATGGTCGGTGCCTACTGCATCGAAGATGAGGTCATTTTGCGTCGCAAGCTCGATTTCCCGGACGGCGTCGCGGTCGGCGATACGATTGCCATTCCGAATACCGCGGGCTACTTCATGCACATCCTGGAATCGGCCTCGCATCAGATTCCGTTGGCGAAGAATATCCGTCGGAATTCGGCGCAGGAATGGGTACTCGACGCCATCGATGTTCGTTAG
- a CDS encoding FAD/NAD(P)-binding protein — MTNTRIAIIGGGPRGLWAVEELINRATRPVDITVFDPYPAGAGAVYRPDQPHCWRLNVASSIVKTHLGSFNDWRRDQGIDSTDPFPPRAQVGEFLIDSWHAAIQRAPDSISVRHLPRTVATVTRENDEFLVDDQPFDHVLLCTGHDHDHPGALHREPSEVPVTGLYFGAHLPRNPRRIGVRGASLTFIDVCLRYGETAEVIYPVTRSGRFMEVKPDPARPGPEFSEELHERAYNAVNDAELRAVLIDAALTLGDFHTDDLSAVLDGSDFSGDSVGELRHSLQIAEGTAPLNPAAAIGAAFRGLFSNFVQRHVDHGIVPGFRELSRTLERVAFGPPPVTARRMLEFIDAGTIQLDYFTSPETIEAWQSGDNSAPEIDLLIDATIAPQGKPAPFQDVPGTVAIGRMNEIELPGHDSLSRKDHDQIPQWAEKVANP, encoded by the coding sequence ATGACTAACACCCGCATAGCGATTATTGGCGGTGGTCCACGCGGCCTCTGGGCCGTCGAAGAACTCATCAATCGCGCCACTCGCCCGGTGGATATCACCGTCTTCGACCCCTACCCCGCCGGGGCGGGCGCAGTATATCGCCCTGACCAGCCGCACTGTTGGCGCCTCAACGTCGCCAGCAGCATCGTGAAGACTCACCTGGGCAGCTTCAACGACTGGCGGCGCGACCAGGGCATCGACAGCACCGATCCCTTCCCGCCGCGCGCACAGGTTGGCGAGTTCCTCATCGATAGCTGGCACGCCGCCATCCAGCGCGCCCCAGATAGCATCAGCGTGCGCCACCTGCCCCGCACCGTCGCTACAGTTACCCGCGAGAACGACGAATTCCTCGTCGATGACCAGCCCTTCGACCACGTCCTGCTGTGCACCGGTCACGACCATGACCACCCCGGCGCATTGCATCGCGAGCCCAGCGAAGTGCCCGTCACCGGTCTTTATTTCGGCGCGCACCTGCCGCGTAATCCCCGCCGCATCGGCGTGCGCGGCGCCTCGCTGACCTTCATCGATGTCTGCTTGCGCTACGGCGAAACCGCCGAGGTTATCTACCCCGTTACCCGCAGCGGCCGCTTCATGGAGGTCAAACCCGACCCCGCGCGACCTGGCCCGGAGTTCTCGGAGGAACTGCACGAGCGCGCCTACAACGCCGTCAACGATGCCGAGCTGCGAGCAGTGCTTATCGATGCCGCACTCACCCTCGGTGACTTCCACACCGACGACCTGAGCGCCGTCCTCGATGGCAGCGACTTCTCCGGCGATAGTGTCGGCGAACTACGGCATTCCCTCCAGATTGCCGAAGGCACTGCCCCACTCAATCCCGCCGCAGCCATCGGCGCGGCTTTCCGCGGGCTGTTCTCCAACTTCGTGCAACGCCACGTCGACCACGGCATCGTGCCAGGTTTCCGCGAGCTTTCCCGCACGCTGGAACGCGTCGCCTTCGGACCACCACCAGTCACGGCACGCAGGATGCTGGAATTTATCGACGCCGGCACCATCCAACTCGACTACTTCACCTCGCCTGAGACCATCGAAGCGTGGCAGAGCGGCGACAACAGCGCCCCGGAGATTGACCTGCTTATCGATGCCACCATCGCCCCGCAAGGCAAACCCGCACCATTTCAGGACGTGCCCGGTACCGTCGCTATTGGCCGCATGAACGAAATCGAACTGCCCGGGCATGACTCGCTCAGCAGAAAAGACCACGACCAAATCCCGCAGTGGGCGGAGAAAGTAGCCAACCCATGA
- a CDS encoding pyridoxal-phosphate dependent enzyme produces the protein MTTQRIFDRDNPPIGNTPLMRLDAINPRDDLSFYVKLEQFNLGGSAKDRTARALLEDAIANGDIESGSTLIESSSGNLGMALARLAPLHGMHFHCVVDPRVNESTVATMRAYGAEVEMLDHPDPETGDWLTARRSRVQELLDAIPNSHNLDQYSNQAAFQAHSEGTMTEILEQLGFAPSHLLVAMSTTGTLGGCVRKLDSVDAHTKTIGVDAEGSVLFGGTRGTRLLPGYGAGVVTDLSTQFEPDGIERVPDLDAVIAARRLARTEGLLPGASGGAVIAAFQRMAPELPEGAQVVAVLHDAGQPYLNTIYNDDWVTEHFPIDQDELHARLENPSHD, from the coding sequence ATGACTACGCAGCGTATCTTCGACCGGGATAATCCACCCATCGGCAATACTCCGCTCATGCGTCTGGATGCGATTAATCCCCGCGATGACCTTTCCTTTTACGTCAAACTCGAGCAGTTCAACCTTGGCGGTTCTGCAAAAGACCGCACCGCCCGTGCCCTGTTAGAAGATGCCATCGCCAACGGTGACATCGAATCGGGATCGACTTTGATTGAGTCATCGTCAGGCAATTTGGGCATGGCACTTGCCCGACTGGCCCCGCTGCACGGCATGCACTTTCACTGCGTCGTTGACCCGCGCGTGAACGAGTCCACCGTCGCGACCATGCGTGCCTACGGTGCCGAGGTCGAAATGCTCGACCACCCGGATCCTGAGACCGGCGATTGGCTCACGGCTCGCCGCTCCCGCGTGCAAGAGCTTCTCGATGCCATCCCCAACTCCCACAACCTGGATCAGTACTCCAACCAGGCCGCATTCCAGGCCCATTCCGAGGGCACGATGACCGAGATTCTGGAGCAGCTCGGCTTCGCTCCCTCCCACCTGTTAGTTGCCATGAGTACGACCGGCACGCTGGGTGGATGCGTCCGCAAGCTGGACAGCGTCGACGCCCATACGAAAACCATCGGCGTGGATGCGGAAGGCTCCGTCCTCTTCGGCGGCACCCGCGGCACTCGCCTCCTGCCTGGTTATGGCGCTGGTGTGGTCACCGATCTGTCCACCCAATTCGAACCCGACGGCATCGAGCGCGTACCGGACCTCGACGCCGTCATCGCCGCCCGCCGCCTCGCCCGCACCGAGGGCCTATTGCCCGGTGCATCCGGTGGCGCCGTCATCGCTGCCTTCCAGCGCATGGCCCCTGAACTTCCCGAAGGTGCCCAGGTCGTCGCCGTGCTTCACGATGCCGGCCAGCCCTACCTCAACACCATCTACAACGACGACTGGGTCACCGAACACTTCCCTATTGACCAGGATGAGCTGCACGCCCGACTAGAAAATCCCTCTCATGACTAA
- a CDS encoding DUF2231 domain-containing protein yields the protein MFTTIAGIPAHPMFVHFAVAFAPVAALLIIWWALRSTSRGFQILTAVSGVIGFIATIVSRSSGEELLAMQGLSESSPGPLADHLLYANFMLGGELVMLGAFFGDMLLRRFVDNRALCIILRVLGVIGALVVIVFTVLTGHAGAVQAWSN from the coding sequence ATGTTCACAACGATTGCTGGCATTCCAGCCCACCCCATGTTCGTCCACTTCGCAGTTGCCTTTGCTCCAGTAGCTGCCCTTCTCATCATCTGGTGGGCACTGCGCTCCACCTCCCGGGGCTTCCAGATCCTCACCGCAGTCAGTGGCGTCATCGGCTTCATTGCCACCATTGTCTCCCGCAGTAGTGGCGAGGAGCTGTTGGCGATGCAAGGGCTCAGTGAGTCCAGCCCGGGTCCGCTGGCCGACCACTTGCTCTATGCCAACTTCATGCTCGGCGGCGAGCTGGTCATGCTCGGTGCTTTCTTTGGCGACATGCTGCTGCGCAGGTTCGTCGATAACCGTGCACTGTGCATCATCTTGCGAGTACTCGGCGTGATTGGCGCACTGGTGGTCATCGTATTTACGGTGCTCACCGGCCATGCTGGTGCCGTACAAGCTTGGAGTAACTAA
- the rplJ gene encoding 50S ribosomal protein L10 — translation MANPKNTADLAALKEKLADANSVVLTEYRGLTVAQLQELRNELGFDVDYSVAKNTLFKIAAAEAGIEGLDEQLTGPTAIAFIKGEAVDAAKVIKKFADDNDAFVVKGGYMDGGALTAEQVEAIAKLDNRETTLAKLAGAMKGSMAKAAAVFNAPATKMVRTAVALQDKKEAEA, via the coding sequence ATGGCAAACCCAAAGAACACTGCAGACCTTGCAGCACTGAAGGAAAAGCTGGCTGACGCCAACTCTGTCGTTCTGACCGAGTACCGTGGCCTGACTGTTGCTCAGCTGCAGGAACTGCGTAACGAGCTGGGTTTCGATGTTGATTACTCCGTCGCCAAGAACACCCTCTTCAAGATCGCTGCCGCGGAAGCTGGCATCGAAGGTCTTGACGAGCAGCTGACTGGCCCGACCGCAATTGCGTTCATCAAGGGCGAGGCAGTGGATGCAGCAAAGGTCATCAAGAAGTTCGCTGATGACAATGACGCATTCGTCGTCAAGGGTGGCTACATGGACGGCGGCGCACTGACCGCTGAACAGGTTGAAGCCATCGCCAAGCTGGACAACCGCGAGACCACTCTCGCGAAGCTGGCTGGTGCCATGAAGGGTTCTATGGCAAAGGCTGCGGCTGTATTCAACGCCCCTGCTACCAAGATGGTCCGCACCGCTGTTGCGCTGCAGGACAAGAAGGAAGCAGAAGCTTAA
- the rplL gene encoding 50S ribosomal protein L7/L12: MAKLTKDELIEAFKEMTLIELSEFVKEFEEVFDVEAAAPVAAVAAGAPAEGGAAEEEKTEFDVVLTDAGAKKIGVIKAVREIVSGLGLKEAKELVESAPKAIVEGASKDDAEAAKTKLEEAGASVELK, from the coding sequence ATGGCTAAGCTCACCAAGGACGAGCTCATTGAAGCTTTCAAGGAAATGACCCTCATCGAGCTCTCTGAGTTCGTTAAGGAATTCGAAGAGGTCTTCGACGTTGAGGCTGCTGCTCCGGTTGCTGCCGTTGCTGCTGGCGCTCCGGCTGAGGGCGGCGCTGCTGAGGAAGAGAAGACCGAGTTCGACGTCGTTCTGACCGACGCTGGCGCTAAGAAGATCGGCGTCATCAAGGCTGTCCGCGAGATCGTCTCCGGCCTGGGTCTGAAGGAAGCTAAGGAACTGGTTGAGTCCGCTCCTAAGGCTATCGTCGAGGGCGCATCCAAGGATGACGCTGAGGCTGCTAAGACCAAGCTGGAAGAGGCTGGCGCTTCCGTCGAGCTCAAGTAA